In one Nostoc sp. KVJ3 genomic region, the following are encoded:
- a CDS encoding superoxide dismutase: MTINRRHLLFLLTAGAGAFALDACALAEKSPNGNTATPATTPETTPNKTSDKTGAIQLPPLAYAYEALEPHIDAKTMQFHHDKHHATYVKNLNAALDKHPELKGKTVEELLQKLDKVPQDIRKTVRNNGGGHVNHSMFWKIMKPKGGGEPTGDIASAINQNFGSFAAFKKQFNEAGASRFGSGWVWLVRNKGGKLEVTTTANQDSPLSVGKYPILGNDVWEHAYYLNYQNRRADYLDAWWNVVNWDEINKRFATASKFA, encoded by the coding sequence ATGACTATTAATCGACGGCATTTGTTGTTTTTACTCACAGCAGGAGCAGGTGCTTTTGCATTAGATGCTTGTGCATTGGCAGAGAAATCTCCTAATGGAAACACTGCAACACCTGCAACAACTCCTGAAACAACACCAAATAAAACATCAGATAAAACAGGTGCGATCCAACTACCGCCTTTAGCTTACGCCTACGAAGCCCTGGAACCACATATCGATGCCAAAACGATGCAATTTCACCACGATAAACACCACGCAACTTATGTAAAAAACCTGAATGCAGCCTTAGATAAACACCCAGAACTCAAAGGTAAAACTGTCGAAGAACTATTGCAGAAACTTGACAAAGTACCACAAGATATTCGCAAAACAGTACGCAATAATGGCGGTGGTCATGTGAACCACTCAATGTTTTGGAAAATTATGAAGCCGAAAGGTGGAGGCGAACCCACAGGAGATATAGCCTCCGCAATTAATCAAAATTTTGGCAGTTTTGCAGCTTTTAAAAAACAGTTTAACGAAGCTGGTGCCAGTCGTTTTGGTAGTGGTTGGGTTTGGCTAGTGCGTAACAAAGGTGGCAAGTTGGAAGTGACAACTACAGCTAACCAAGATAGTCCCTTAAGTGTAGGTAAATATCCTATTCTGGGTAATGATGTATGGGAACATGCATATTATCTCAATTACCAAAATCGCCGCGCCGATTATTTAGATGCTTGGTGGAACGTGGTTAATTGGGATGAGATTAATAAGCGGTTTGCAACAGCAAGTAAATTTGCTTAA